Below is a window of Vigna radiata var. radiata cultivar VC1973A unplaced genomic scaffold, Vradiata_ver6 scaffold_293, whole genome shotgun sequence DNA.
NNNNNNNNNNNNNNNNNNNNNNNNNNNNNNNNNNNNNNNNNNNNNNNNNNNNNNNNNNNNNNNNNNNNNNNNNNNNNNNNNNNNNNNNNNNNNNNNNNNNNNNNNNNNNNNNNNNNNNNNNNNNNNNNNNNNNNNNNNNNNNNNNNNNNNNNNNNNNNNNNNNNNNNNNNNNNNNNNNNNNNNNNNNNNNNNNNNNNNNNNNNNNNNNNNNNNNNNNNCTTCATAAATCAAtgaaattttcatacattatttacatatctacaccacatttcgttatatttttaaagaacaagatatttccctctattatccttttccctttacacaaagtgtttctttttcctttctctattggtatgtgatacatgatgtaagattacaacctagaattgaaagaattgtactcttagggagctcttctatacttatttctttaattttcttatgtcttttttttatcactaaatcaACTTCTACcggcgtttagaataaactttgaccactgtgcaagataaaaaacagtaaaatcattttttacctttgagatttggaaaaagtaacataaagtgacaaagtttatattcattttacacagactaatatatataaccaccaccatcttcaattgggttgagatgagagaaaaaaatgttggagtgatgacagagaaaatattgagatgagagagaaaatatctctgatgacaaagggtttctgattttttttttcaattgggacaacagTAGGATGaggaaaaaatgttggagtgagagagatgacagagaaaatgttggagtgagagagatgaaagagaaagcgttgagagaaatgaaggaggtgagtaagggtttgggttttttttttttagttttgagaatgaaaattatttaaatgtccttgaccttaaaacttagaatccatgataaatgagggtatttttgtctactataatccgatacacattgttaaaacgtaccaactgaaaatcAGGCGTACGCATGCAAAAGGTAAACCGTAggtcaagtgtcctacaattttgggcccaacaacattttttcaaaattggcccaagatgcaaaaggtttgtctaaaaagttttaaacaactaaattacaatgcaattaattttaaaatgtctagttggagagtcttgaattaatttgtctccatctcaatgctccaaaatatatctccaaaatttttcctgcaattaaaaatgcaaataattagctcagaatattcaaattaattaaaattagaatttccgatcaaattaagcacaattaacagaaatgggaaaataccaaacaattaagcataattccctgattaattctagcacaataaactaagtgaaatcaataaagtATCGACTCACCAGTAACCTTGAAGTTTTTATATGTTAagtgatatttttatacttcagttgataaaaatataaatacaccATGCATATTTATGAAGTAAAAGAGTGTTGTGCTGAATTATAAATAGTTGGGTTGTTATATGTTAACGTCGTTGATGGAATACATGTTTTTCGTATGAAGTATATACTTGTGTAGTCATGGAATAGCTTCTTTAGGTTGCACATAATTAGAAAGTTAGCTTTATAAATAACTGTAATATAAGGTTTCTGCTAATGTGTAATAATAGGAGGATGAAAGCAATTGACAACGAAATAAAACATCACTTATGTGAATCATCAACCAAAGATTAAAAGCAATGGAAGCGAGAGTCTACGAACAATGacttgttgggcatattgtttgAATCTAATTACAAGGAATTTTAAAAAGTGGTGGTGGAGGAATGAGTTTAAAAGAAGTAGTTGATGAAGGAAAGCTATTTTACTTTGCAGGGCACTAAACAAATGTAGAGCTATGTTAAACTTTTATCTCGGCTAGGGATTATGTTTAGATCATCAACATTAgcataaatgtttttaattggtCTAGTAATTTTCGACTctgttagatttttttatatgtttttggtcAATCTTGTAATGTTATTTAaactttatgtatttttttttatatttacattgtaaTTGTCAATGAaagaatgttattttaaatcatcaataaaattaattttaaactatttatgtgtattttacaattttatatattttatttatttcttattataacaaaatagatttcattaaattaaaaaattatgaatgtaggtgaataattataaataaaaaaaatttaaacttttagaaaataacTAACAGAAGAAGTTAAAACCTCTACAATATAAATCTCATAGGAGAAGTGAAATACCAAAAGTCATTAAACACCTCCATATCTAACTGTGAAAGTTTCAAAAATTtctctaaaatgaaaaataaacatcCACTTagcagttatatatatatatatatatatatatatatatatatatatatatatatattatgaaaagcTTATTCTGAAAAATTCTATTAGGGAGAGTTTATTccataatatatttcatatattctaCAAAGATTGTTTCAATAATTAAGTTCAAGAAATTTCAGAAAACTCATCCCAAAAGAAATTCCTAACTAGTAACCCAGAggtcaattttacaaaatagggttattttaaaaatattggtgCTGCAATTGAAAATAGTTTCggtgtagaaagaaaaatactCAAACTATAATTTGTAGTTTTGAACATAGGCCCATTTGATTAAACCCAGCCCATAATATGGTAGACTCTTCCTTCTCCCCCAGGAAGAAGTGTTTGTGCAGAGCAGAGAAGATGGCGGTGGCGGCCAATTCTGCAAGAAAAGCCCTCCAACGAGCTTCCTCTGCTTCCAGAACCCTCCTCTCTCGTCGATCTTCACACCCAATTAAGCTCAATGAACTTCCCTCTTCTCCCCAAAAACGCTCCCTCTCGTTTTCCCGGTAaatgtcacttttttttttttcactgcaCCGTTTCATTGCCTTTGCCCCTTTTTGTTTCAATCTGTAGTGAGGTATCTACATGGGTAACGAATTTTTGTGCTTATGAACTGAATAGTTGTTATGATTGCTGTTTAGGCTTCCGGTGCACTTGGCTGGTGCACAATTGTCTTTGACGCCGCTACATAGTGCTACTGCCTCTGTTTTGTTCACTTCTCTGCTTTCTTTGCACAATACCAACTGGGGTTGTCTTTCGGAAGGTATCCTCCCCCTTCTACCTTTTTTCTCTTCACATTTTGGACTTAAAAGTTTATCAATTATAAGAGCTGCTGGTATGTGATTTTCAAATAAGTTTCCTGATTTATGGGACCCatcaagtttttatttttgagtaaATTTCAAGAAATGAAAGAGTGTTCAAAACGGTGTGTTTTTAACATTTCTCTCATTTGAATTGTCAAACATTTAATCGTAATGTCCAGATTTTTGGGTTACCAAAATTGTTTGGTTTGGAATTTATCCAAGTTTAACCatgttactttttctttaagaatATTGTTCTTGTATACATTGCATGGTTGGTCACAAGCAATGCTGATTCTTGTGGCGTAGATGTATGTAAAGTTGTAAGGGTCTTTGACATGATGCTTACTTTGTTTTCTGTTTACTATGTTACTTATCGGTTATCGAAAACTAATCCCAATTCCATTTGGAACTGAAGTTGGTAAAATGTTTTCCAATTACAAATGTTAGAAATTAGAAGAGTTATTTGATTCAGTTGTACACCACACATGACTTCTAAACAATCTTTATTTTAGCGGCAAGTTTGACATTCAACTTCTACTTAATTGGAAGCAAGAAATTATGTAAGCTGTTTAGGATGGTTTAAGCATACATAATGATTATGCATGGAACAACTAAGgaacattttgaaaataatcTTCGTTCTGTACCTGGTGGCAAATAAGTGAAATTTGACCCAAAAGGAGTTTATCAAATTAACATTGGCTCAATCAAAGTGTGTGTACGGAATCACTTTTGATTGTCGTGAGGAAAAACAGATGAGAATTAAGAGATACTCTTTCTAGTCAAGTGAAAAAACAAAGGAATAACCTCAGAAATGATTTTATATCACTCAGGACAGTGCCAAAAGAGAGGTTTTTGGTGATATTCAACTAGTATAGGAGTTTTTCTTTGGGGACACGAGTTTTCACTGAAGGAAAACCAGCACAAAGACTTTTAGAACTCAAATGGATCAGTGGCGTTCTTTTATataggaaacttaaaaaaagaattaataatttttgggGTGACCATGTCATCTTCATGTCACCCCTTAGCTCCACCACCACTGACTGCACGCTACACTTAACTCTATTCTTATTTTCTGAAACAAGTGTTTAACAGTGTCACTAACCCTAAGAACAGTTTCAGTAGAATGTTTGGTTATGCTACATTCTAATTTTTCCGGGGCATTATGGTGGATAGGgcttattaataaaataacaatgagGTCAATATTTTGTCCACTTAACTCTGTTTGAcagtatatttttttccttttgccaAAAAGTTCTTTAATGCCTTGACAAGTTCCTTATTGTTTCCCTTTAGATAATAACAAAAGTTGCTTTGTTAATTTTGTGTGCAGCCTATCCTCATGTAACACTTTAATAGCTTAAATGGTGTATATAGAGTTGATAGGATTGCTCTTTTGAGGTCTTCCACTGTAATcttctaaaagataaaaaagttgCCATTTTCCAAATGTTTATTGTCATGTTCTGTTTCATTACTGTATAATTGCTTTGTTATGTTTGTGCTCGTTTTATTAATTCTCGAGTGCCCCTGAGGTATTAATGTTACCACAATAGATTTTACTCAAAAGCACTGACATTTACTTATATGGTGACAGGTTTTGCCACACCTCTATAACATGGCATAAGCAATGATATTGTGCTTTTGGGCCATCCAGATACCATAAGTTGCAGGTTTTGTTTCAATACTTGTTTCTAGTAGGTTctgcaattaataatttaacttcattatttttctttattgagaCTGTCAAAATGTGTTGTCCTCCTGAAATTTACAAGGAGTTTTTGCTGTTGAGGCTTTTGGAAGGATCAGTCAATTGACACTATTCCCGACTATAAACACTCAATTTGGGAGAATTTTCTATGTAAAATGTATGCCAGTTTTTGAAGTGATCTTATCATGTACGAATCTTGGATTTGAATTTTCTACTATGTCATGTGATCTCCAGTTGTTGTCATTCTGTGAcagttttgaatttctttttagtcCATAGCTTCGATGATCAACTTATGATTCATGTAGATAGCTTTAAATCTTTAAGCCTTAGGCATTTGCCCAGCTTCCATCACATTCATCATGCAACTCTTCTACACAACATTTTGGCAAAATGGCCAATAAATGGAACATTTAAGATCTATGGAATATAGGTTTGTgtggataaagaaaaataatgataaagaaaaaggttttcataaATTAGAATCAATTCATATTagtatgaaatatatattattgaatgtttttgaatttttttatggttgGGTTTGAAGATTTCTGGATAAGGTTTATTGACATATTTGCCACTTGTATCCGTTGCTGCTTTCAATGGCTAAGAGAAATAATTAAAGTCATCATATTCAGAAGAAGGTTCAATGCTTGTTTTGAGCTTCCAAGTTACCGTCATTATTATCTATACTACACCATCTTTGGAAGTTTGAAAAATACTTAAAGaacagtaaaaatatatttatttgaatgaacATCAATTGATCACAACAAAAACTTCGCATTAATCAAAAAGTATGGATGTTTATGTCTCTGGATAATTTAACCAATCACACTCAACTCGATTACTTTGAGTTAGATGTTGAGTCTTGGTTTTTTCAACCTAAATCATTcgttatacaattttaatttattatttatatgtttcattaaatgtaaagatggagaaaaatcatattacatatcactttatttattatttcagttTTCTTCGAACAACTACTTTTTTCATAccctaaatttatatatattatatttaagaagtctatcaattttttctttcaatggtACACTCATTATAAATTCAATTCtctacaatttttaatttttgtaaaaggaaaaataaattttcatttgtaaAGATTGGTTATAACATACAAGTAGTTTATACAATGTCGAACTACACCAACAAACTTCATAAAAATCGAGTTTTTAACTTACGAACtgtatttcaaatatttgaCGAAGATGTTTTACTTTTTCCCCAGTTGATTTAATCCAACTTAGTTCTTTATTGATCGATTCACAATATgtgaatttgataaaaaaaaaattataaaaattcaatcCAAACTATTATAATTGGATTAGTTCACGGATTTAACGAAATCCAACTCAAccttctttataatatatatatatatatatatatatatatatatatatatatatatatatatatatatatattttaatactttttaagaTAGATATAGACTAAAacatttattcaataaaaagttCATTACATGATTTAACCCATTATGTGCAAGCAACTCACTTTTTTTAATCTCTATAGCGTGTAGCAATATTAGTTAGATAACTCCttgttatctatttttttacttGCTTGCTttgattttatgataaaaataataaataaatgatactgccaataaaaataaataataataatacttatttctgaagtataaatgttttttaaattactttttcttcCTCCGCAAAAATTAcccaaaattcttttttatgaaaCAACCTctattttatgaatgaaaaaaaaaaaaagaagcaatcTCTACTTTTCATGTACCTATTTCTTCTCTTGCGTATCATTTCCTTCTCCCAAACATAATAAAAGAGCAAAATGATTATATGAACAAATTTACAAttggaaattttatatttttcgtGAAAATCTTCTTTTATCGTTCATCTAATACCAACCGTAAtttgaaaagtatgaaaaatcAACGCTAGGAAACAAATTGAAGAAcaaggttttatttttattattatcatgcattattatattattattactattattattgtttttctttgacGCAGCATAAAAACGACCGTTATCCCAACGTTCCGAAATTCGAAAAGCGAGAGACATAGCCCTACTTACCGTTATCAACGGCCACTTGTCTAGCGAAAAAAACACAATCAGAAGAACCCAACCAAGAAGACCACCACGCTCCtcctttcttcattcttttcttcatcCCTTTCCCCAACCTCAAAAGATTCCAATTCCAACagtgtcatcatcatcatcgttcATCACATCACTGTTATGGCAACACTCGCTCCGGGAATCGTGTTGAAGCTCCTCAACGGTCTAAACACGGGCGTGAAACCGACGAGCGAGCACCGCAGCTCACTCTTGCAGGTCACCGACATCGTCCCCGCCGACCTCGACGAGAAGAATTTGATCCCCAAACAGGGCTTCTACATCAAGGTCTCCGATTCCTCTCACTCTATCTATGCGAGTCTACCCTCCGACCAAGACGACGTCGTTCTCAGCAACAAGATGCAGCTCGGCCAATTCATCTACGTCGATTGCTTGGAACCGGGCTCGCCGGTTCCCGTTCTCCGAGGCGCCAAGCCCCTCCCCGGAAGACACCCTCTGGTGGGCACGCCCGAGCCCTTAATGGGTCTGAGGGCCCAAAAGCCCAGTTCTGTTCCCAGAAGAGGGTCTTGGGGAAATAATGGTGGTGATGGGGTTTCGCTTTCTTCTCCTATGGTGTTCAAGCCGGTGAATTTGGACTTTGAGCAGTGTACCCCTGTGAAAGCGAGGAATGGGGGTTTTCAACATGTGGCCATGTCTTCACCTTTGGTCAGAGGGAAGGTTGGGAGAGAGGGAACTCCGGTTTCTGCTGTGAGGTGCTCTGTTGGTGGAGGGCTTCTTGCCAAGATGAGTGATGTGAAAGGGGAAAGTCCTGCATTGATGAGGAAAAGCTGCGTGCTTGTCTCTTCCAATGGCAAGTTTAGCAGGAGCAGGAGTGTTTCTGAACGAGAACATAGAATCCCTGCTGCTAGCCTCTTCAACTCAGCTGTAggtacatttttcttttcctcttccgTTGTTCACATCAAATACTATGTTAGTTTATTATCTTCTTCAAACAGTATTGTCTTTATGGAATATGTAAGCTAAATTGATGCAAGATTTGTTAGTTTAGTAGTGGCGGGCTTGTGTGTGAAAGTTGTGAATTTCATGTGCAGGAGAAGAAAAGTGGGACTCCGCCACCGCGGTTGAAGAATGCAAGAGTGGGCCCTTCCACTGGGGATGCCAATTGTCAAAATCACAATCTGGATTCAAATGTCACTTTTCAACCCCAATCTCAGTCTACTACTAATTCTGCTTTTGATAATTGCAACAACCTTAGCCTCCCCGTGAATTTACCCGGAAAGCTCAGCTCGCTGGGGAAGGTAGAATCATGAATTCTGTTTAGCTTTCAGCCTCTTTGGTTCAATGGTTGAATAGAACTTTGTTTTTGCTTGGCAGGAAGCTGTGCAGCAGAGAGAAGTGGCTCAGAAGATTGCTCTTCAAGCTTTAAGAGATGCTTCAGCTACTGAGACAGTAGTTCGGTCCCTCAAGTATACTTCTTTCTTATGTTTAATACTGCAAGAGTCAATGCATTTAGAGAAATAAAGACAATAGGAAATGTTTCCACACACAAAGTATCAAAAAGAGAAACTATTCTATCTTTTGAAGACTGAATGAAAACTATATTAGCTCTTCCATCCATTCTATTTTATCTGTGCTTTGCATACTGATGTAGGGAATgtcttgtttgttttgtttcctttcAGGACGTTCTCAAATTTATGCAAGTCAGCTCGAACTGATGCTCCTGCGGCTTGTTTTGAACGGTTTTTGGAATTCCATAACGAGATTGTGCAAGCAGTTAATGAAATGGTGTCCATACAAGCAGCTACTTCAGCTTCAGAGTTGTGCCAGAAACCAGAGAAGCAACAGGTTTTGCATGAAGTAGTGGAGAACTACGACAATACTGGGATCAGTGACTCAAACGTGTCCAAAAGAAGGGGTGCTCTGTACAACAAGTCTATGGCTGGCATTCCTGAAAAGCACGAGCAAAAGGCAAACATGGGGAGGCCCCTAAGATCCAGTTCTAACCAGAAGGAGATTTTGGAAAAGAAAGGTTCTACCCCGCTTACAAAGATGCCTCTGGAACCTATAGCTGAAAATGATGAGAATAAGAAACCAGGGGGGTCATGCAGCTTAAGTAACACAATCAAACTAGGAAAGCAGATTGAAACAGAAGCTGGAAATTGGTTTATGGAGTTCATCGAGAAGGCCTTGGAAACGGgtttgaagaaaacaaaggaTGCATCAGATGGGGATGTGAGGAAAGTTCCTCAGTCTCTCATACTGAAAGTTATGAATTGGGTGGAGGTAGAACAGCACCATAGTAACAAGCGACCAAGTCACCCTAAAGCAGCACAAGTTGCTCGAAAATTGagaataaagatgaaaaatccTTAACAATTCCCATTCAAAATGGTAAAAAATgaatgtatgtgtgtgtatgttcTTGGAATAGGTGACTCTTTCCTcagaaatcaattttattgtcaCGTGCCACTTAGGTTGataattgtttgaaattttttattattttcattattaatgtATACATATATCATATATAGATGATATTCTTTGTTATAATAATGAGTATTGCTAATTTTAAAAgtcagttttatttttttcagcaattttaataatattcattcaGAAATTCATacatttggaaatttttgagtatatttttattcttctcttccaAGATAAAACTTCCAAATGCAATTACtagaattaaaaacatttattttgcaacTATCTTTGTCCCTTTGTGATTTGCCTATAAATATAACAACATCTTCCACATCTTCCttgcaatttcttacaaaaagagaaagaaagacataatgtaacttttcttcttctcttttcttcctttataagtttatttaaatttttagtcatctggtttcattttaataaagcagagttaaatttttttccttcatattCTTCTTAAGTCTTACACTATAAATTTGTGATTTTCTCACttctaaaatttgttgtttgacaactcaaaataagattttcatttcaattttcgAGTTCTATTAATCTTATCAAGGCAAAGGGGTAATCTAATCTCTATCTTATCAGAGCCCTTGTCGTTACATTTATTTAACGGAGTTAAGTTTTTGCATAGGTGAGAGGGTGATGTGTCAATTTTTGAACACGTGGCATGTTGAGAGTTGAAACGTGAAATTTGGCAacttgtaaaattataataatatggaTTTTTGAAAAGGGATTTAGGGTTCAATAAAACCGAATTTGGGATTAAAAATCTGAGAGGAATGTGCTTGTGAAAGGAATATGGTTGCTAAACAAATTTGGGAGAATTGTTAGCCTTATACAGAAGAAAGGTTACATTTTAAGATTATATCTTatcccatttattttatttcagttaatattctgaaagcagttaatattctgaaagtggtccattttaaataaaaaccatTTTCAAACGTGCGTGGATGTGTCGTGATTCTCGCAATAAACTCTTCTAACGTTAAAATACTCAGTGATGGTTTTTGTAGTTctatagaaaattttataatcaGGTCACTAAGCCtactgataacggttcaaaaaccattatttttatacttaattttgatacttaatgcaccatttttgacttaaaaatttgcttggactcatgattttgctttagttgtgtgaataagagagttgaggttatacttgatgattttaatactaaatttccttgattttataggttttgGAATGATTGGAAAGAAGGGTTGAAAtatcaaggagttgcagtgcagaaaagtcaaccagaaaccAAAAAAGtaaaccagtcaaccagaaaagtcaatcagtcaaccagaaaagtcaaccaaaaaagtcaaccaatcaaccagaatGTTGAAAAAGTCAACCAAAGCGAGTTTTGGGCCAGTTTTCtgctatttttatgatctgttttgggcctgaactcgttttctgttatttttatgtcctatttaaagacccaGATGTCTTAGGGAATTTATCTTTTGATGACTTAAGCatataaacacatttttcacccctttgggggcagatttaGAGATGAGGGagttctcctcttctctttctagggtttctatctctttcattccattgtacacctagtttcttcatgacgatggagaactaatctcattttttattggggatgatgtaacctctaaactctcttgttaatgaagaagatgaattcgtgTATGCACGAGAGTGATTAGGTCAAATTTAAACCCtaataacatattcatctcatattatcaacatcatccattcacttttgtgtttaacctcaattgatcaaattgcatgcatatttacttttatagttttgcattcaaaaaccccaaaatattgttcttatagtcttaattggttaagcaaaataacaattgtttagtgtcgtgactctcttgggaaaacgatacttagtcttaccattttatattacttgatatgattcggtatACTTGCCGAAGTCTTAACACCTACTCTTAACTTTATATACATCACCACCGTGTTTTAAGAGAAAGGGTTCAGAAACTAGAAGTTAAGCAAGCATACAACAATGACTGGAGGTTGGTCTTTCTACTTCTGCTTTCTTTCTTATAATCTGAATATGCTTAAATGTATGTGCTTGTTTgacatatttagatttattaaatCTTTAGTATAAATCTATTTCATTTGGTACCAGAGCATGTTTATCTTCTGCCTTGTTTGGTTCACTCATCTGCGTATtgtgtttttagttttatcaattgttttgaAACTAGGTAGAAAGAAGAAAGCTTTCTATGAAATTTTCTGTGATGAAATTTTTGATGCTAAAACCCTCACATATTATTGGGTCCGCGTTTGGTATACGCTTTGTTTGGAACCATGtgaaaggttgaagatgatcGAAATGCCCTTTGTTTTTCCGTTTCATTTTGGGCATCTTTCAGaaacatatatttcaatttttattttcttctttatttgttGCATGCATACGCGCACTGGAGATTGAAAGGTACGTTGCTCTGCTTCTAGTTTTAATTAAGATTGTACGCTGCTTTGCTCCTGGTTTTAATCCAGAGTTGTCTTTTCATTCTGTGCACTtacatttcatatatattaaattatgtgtTGTTTATTGTTTACGTTGAAATTTTACATTGAAAGTGCTTTTTCATGTTTAGgaatgacaacgggtcgggttcggagGTCGaatagtgtgatacccgaacccgacccgcatGTAAAAAAGTATACCCGTACCCGCCTCGctacccgcataaaaaaaaatccgtggatttttttcaacccacGAATACCCATTGGATACCCGTTTCAAGccgcaatttttttttaaaagaaataatattttatgattttttaaaaaaatgttcaaattaaattgaaaaaaaaacatattattttgtCAAACAAAATTAGGatcaatgtttaaaaaatattttaggaaaatgagccaaaaatccaaattattcctttattattaattttatttttaaaatggacagatccaaactttttttaaattttctttcataacCTAAGATGGGTCAAGCCCAAACCCTTCTTTTAAGGTTTCTCCTTTTCCTCCCCATTTGGTGTAGTACAAGGGAAGTCCCTAGCGGCAGCTGCTTCTTCTCCAGCGAACAATAACCCTCACACCGTAG
It encodes the following:
- the LOC106779012 gene encoding uncharacterized protein LOC106779012; the protein is MATLAPGIVLKLLNGLNTGVKPTSEHRSSLLQVTDIVPADLDEKNLIPKQGFYIKVSDSSHSIYASLPSDQDDVVLSNKMQLGQFIYVDCLEPGSPVPVLRGAKPLPGRHPLVGTPEPLMGLRAQKPSSVPRRGSWGNNGGDGVSLSSPMVFKPVNLDFEQCTPVKARNGGFQHVAMSSPLVRGKVGREGTPVSAVRCSVGGGLLAKMSDVKGESPALMRKSCVLVSSNGKFSRSRSVSEREHRIPAASLFNSAEKKSGTPPPRLKNARVGPSTGDANCQNHNLDSNVTFQPQSQSTTNSAFDNCNNLSLPVNLPGKLSSLGKEAVQQREVAQKIALQALRDASATETVVRSLKTFSNLCKSARTDAPAACFERFLEFHNEIVQAVNEMVSIQAATSASELCQKPEKQQVLHEVVENYDNTGISDSNVSKRRGALYNKSMAGIPEKHEQKANMGRPLRSSSNQKEILEKKGSTPLTKMPLEPIAENDENKKPGGSCSLSNTIKLGKQIETEAGNWFMEFIEKALETGLKKTKDASDGDVRKVPQSLILKVMNWVEVEQHHSNKRPSHPKAAQVARKLRIKMKNP
- the LOC106779022 gene encoding uncharacterized protein LOC106779022; amino-acid sequence: MAVAANSARKALQRASSASRTLLSRRSSHPIKLNELPSSPQKRSLSFSRLPVHLAGAQLSLTPLHSATASVLFTSLLSLHNTNWGCLSEGFATPL